One window of Kosakonia cowanii JCM 10956 = DSM 18146 genomic DNA carries:
- a CDS encoding sigma 54-interacting transcriptional regulator — protein sequence MVRLTRTELIQGTADEGSEDNVLRQVDSRPRAAAGYPEPVTDIHTHLYKILNTIAPLKIDVLIEGETGTGKDALARRLYQLSGCRGPMVPVNCAAIPETLAESELFGVMAGAFTGASTSRAGYIESANHGVLFLDEIDSMPLTVQAKLLRVLENRAVERLGSTKSIELDLRVVAASQIPLSQLVAQGRFRRDLFFRLDTIKLATPTVRSRPELILPMFRRFTQEAAMRLNQPLPPGSPVLDETLLLHSWPGNIRELKAAAERFVLGLPPLCCEIKQEGRGLLKERLRRIERSLIHDCLKRHGNRIDDVILELGIPRRTLYHRLKLLKLTA from the coding sequence ATGGTTCGTCTTACCAGGACAGAGTTAATCCAGGGGACTGCAGATGAGGGGAGTGAGGATAACGTTTTACGCCAGGTTGACTCCCGCCCACGCGCGGCGGCGGGTTATCCGGAACCTGTGACCGATATCCATACCCATCTGTATAAGATTTTAAATACGATTGCACCGTTAAAAATTGATGTCCTAATCGAGGGGGAAACGGGTACCGGGAAAGATGCTCTGGCCCGGCGGTTGTATCAACTTTCCGGCTGTCGCGGCCCGATGGTGCCGGTTAACTGCGCGGCCATCCCGGAGACACTGGCCGAAAGCGAGCTGTTCGGGGTGATGGCCGGGGCGTTTACCGGTGCCAGCACTTCCCGCGCGGGCTATATTGAGAGCGCCAATCATGGCGTGCTGTTTCTGGATGAAATAGACAGTATGCCGCTCACGGTGCAGGCCAAGTTGCTGCGGGTACTGGAAAACCGGGCGGTGGAGCGACTCGGCAGCACCAAAAGTATTGAACTCGATCTGCGCGTGGTCGCCGCCTCGCAAATTCCGCTCTCGCAGCTGGTGGCGCAGGGGCGTTTTCGCCGCGATCTCTTCTTTCGCCTCGACACGATCAAACTTGCCACGCCAACCGTGCGGTCGCGGCCGGAGCTGATCCTGCCGATGTTTCGCCGCTTCACCCAGGAAGCGGCGATGCGCCTGAACCAGCCGCTGCCGCCGGGGTCGCCCGTGCTGGATGAAACCCTGCTGCTGCATAGCTGGCCGGGGAATATCCGCGAACTGAAAGCGGCGGCGGAACGCTTTGTGCTGGGCTTGCCACCGCTGTGCTGTGAGATAAAGCAGGAGGGGCGCGGGCTATTAAAAGAGCGACTGCGGCGCATTGAGCGCAGCCTGATCCACGACTGCCTGAAACGGCACGGTAATCGTATTGATGACGTTATTCTTGAGTTAGGTATTCCCAGGCGCACCCTCTATCACCGCCTGAAGCTGTTAAAACTTACCGCCTGA
- a CDS encoding transglycosylase SLT domain-containing protein: MNISSGSVFAPIQPQMPDFSALDEKNVASFSPTDFAGGSQAINFGNDAMSGTDFSSLSATPGSESSMDPMQMQGLMQQLGPQIQALLQLLMMLQQLFSGQQQNNSAGAGAGAGAGSGGGSGMPGASAEEGAAPAAPVNAAVQQPVDQPAGASAQQPGSAAQPGSPSSAALNTPAQQTPASGGVPLIKGESGLHLPAPLLDHEKAIMHAARETDQPPEVLAGQIWQESRGKIDATTVNGGNGLSDSGLMQVNSNTFADLQSRYPHLLGSDASPSNPKDSIMAGALYLKEQRQAFGGDLGAGLRAYNSGPGNVNVNDLTDISKTGTGDATYVGKVLNFADVISSGKGTLPA; encoded by the coding sequence ATGAATATCTCGTCAGGTTCGGTTTTCGCGCCGATACAGCCGCAAATGCCTGATTTCAGCGCGCTCGATGAAAAAAACGTTGCCTCGTTCAGCCCGACAGATTTTGCTGGCGGCAGCCAGGCAATTAACTTTGGCAATGATGCCATGAGCGGCACGGATTTCAGTAGCCTCAGCGCCACGCCCGGCAGTGAGAGCAGTATGGATCCGATGCAGATGCAGGGGCTAATGCAGCAACTGGGCCCGCAAATACAAGCACTACTGCAACTGCTGATGATGTTGCAGCAGCTCTTCTCCGGTCAGCAGCAAAATAACAGCGCAGGAGCAGGCGCTGGTGCTGGAGCGGGTAGCGGCGGCGGGTCAGGGATGCCGGGCGCCTCAGCAGAGGAGGGGGCTGCGCCCGCCGCACCGGTGAACGCCGCTGTGCAGCAGCCTGTTGATCAGCCTGCCGGCGCCTCTGCGCAACAGCCGGGCAGTGCGGCACAACCGGGCTCTCCCTCCAGTGCTGCCCTGAACACACCTGCCCAGCAGACACCGGCATCCGGCGGCGTTCCGCTGATAAAAGGCGAGTCGGGACTGCATTTACCTGCGCCGCTACTCGATCATGAGAAGGCGATAATGCATGCCGCCAGAGAGACCGACCAACCGCCTGAAGTGCTGGCGGGGCAAATCTGGCAGGAGTCACGCGGGAAAATCGATGCGACCACCGTTAACGGCGGCAATGGGCTTTCCGACAGCGGCCTGATGCAGGTCAATTCGAACACTTTCGCCGATCTGCAAAGCAGATACCCGCATCTGCTGGGATCCGATGCCAGCCCCTCCAACCCTAAAGACAGCATTATGGCCGGTGCGCTCTATTTGAAAGAGCAGCGGCAGGCGTTTGGCGGCGATCTCGGTGCCGGGCTGCGGGCCTATAACTCAGGGCCGGGGAATGTGAATGTCAACGATCTGACAGATATCTCGAAAACCGGTACCGGCGATGCAACCTATGTCGGGAAAGTGCTCAATTTTGCCGATGTTATCTCCAGCGGCAAAGGTACGTTACCTGCATAA